TCTCCTCGGGACATCGAAGCAACGCCGAGCGGTGCAGACGCTGGACCGCCGCTTCGGCCGCAACCCGACGGCCTATCTCCAATCGCTTGAGGATTCCCTGATCAAACAGGCTTTACCACCCTAGTTTTTTAATTCCCCACGAATGGCAAGCGCGGAGTTCACGGTGATCCGGCCCGCTCGAACTCGTTGGGGGACTGATACCCCGAGGAAGAATGCCTTCGGATTCGGCAAGAGAACACTTCAATTTACTCAAAGACAATCACTTTTCCTTCCGTTCTCGTGGCGTCGTCCTCATGGTGGATCAGCTCCTTTTTCAACGAGGCGAAGAAGCTGGCAGTGGTCAAGCAATCCGGACCCGCCGGGCCGCCTTCCGGACGATCTCATCATGATCGTCCCAGTGCCCGTAAACCGGATCGACCATCCGGGCATCACGGTGCCCCATCAAGGCCGCCGTCTCCGACGACGTGTTTCCCGCCTTCAGGCTCGCCTTGCCGAAGAGGTTCCGGAGCCCGTAGCTGGTCACTCCCGGCGACGGACCGATCCCGTCACGGAGTCGCTTGAAGCGCCAGGCGATCGCGTGACGGGTCCTGGGGTTGCCGCCCCAGTTGCGGAAGATCGGCCCGGTGGGCCATTGCGTGCAGAGACGACGGCGAATCTCCGCGACGCGATCGTTGATCGGTACGCGTCGATCGCGGACCCCGGTCTTCCCCCGCGTCTTGTTCAGCACGAGCCAGACCATGGCGTCGAGGTCGACTCGATCCGCCTCAAGGGTCAACACCTCGTGGGGCCGACAACCGGTCTCCCAGAGCGCCATCAGCAGGTCGCGAAACGGTTGGTCGCCGGCGCCCGCGATGAGAGCACGCACCTCATCCTCGGTCGGCACCAACTCGCGCCGCAGGGGCGTTGGTCGTTCCATCCGCTCGATCGGATTGGTGCGCAGCAGGCCGGCCTTGCGGCCCCAGGAGAAGGCCGCCTTGACTGCGGTGATGGCGTTGAACCGCGTCGTGGCATTCCAGGACAGGCTCGGGGCCTCGGCCCAGCGCTGGACGTCAATCGGCCGAACTTCTTCCGGACGACGGGCCCCCAGGACCTTGGCGGCCGGCTTGAGGAAGCGGCGATAGCCGTCATAGGTCGATTGCGATCGCTCCCCGCGTTCGACGCGGCGGGCAACGTCTTCGAGGAACTCATTGAACAGTTCGCGGACACTGAGCGACCTGGCGATCGGCGCCATCCACGGTCGGCCAACCGTCGGTAAAGTTCACTCTGAGCCTCTGCCTTGCCTTGATCCTGGCTGCAGAGACGCACCTGGACGCCCGCAATTTGGGCGTAATAAGCCTTCCGGGCTTTCCAAAGCCACGGCTTCGGCTCCCTGGAAATCGAACACGGATTCCCCGGATAGCGTGTCGGGCTACCGTGTTGATTCTAG
The DNA window shown above is from Tautonia marina and carries:
- a CDS encoding tyrosine-type recombinase/integrase, whose product is MAPIARSLSVRELFNEFLEDVARRVERGERSQSTYDGYRRFLKPAAKVLGARRPEEVRPIDVQRWAEAPSLSWNATTRFNAITAVKAAFSWGRKAGLLRTNPIERMERPTPLRRELVPTEDEVRALIAGAGDQPFRDLLMALWETGCRPHEVLTLEADRVDLDAMVWLVLNKTRGKTGVRDRRVPINDRVAEIRRRLCTQWPTGPIFRNWGGNPRTRHAIAWRFKRLRDGIGPSPGVTSYGLRNLFGKASLKAGNTSSETAALMGHRDARMVDPVYGHWDDHDEIVRKAARRVRIA